A window of the Cytophagaceae bacterium genome harbors these coding sequences:
- the apaG gene encoding Co2+/Mg2+ efflux protein ApaG has product MEVAITNGIKVTVTSEYQPMYSEPLEFMYAFSYRIKIENFSDHTVQLISRHWYIFDGIGEKYEIIGNGVVGFQPIIEPGQSHEYVSGCNFKAPIGKMNGSYLLERQLDGEKIFVKIPEFVLMMPAILN; this is encoded by the coding sequence ATGGAAGTTGCTATTACGAATGGTATCAAGGTCACAGTAACCTCAGAATACCAACCCATGTATTCCGAACCATTGGAATTTATGTATGCTTTTTCGTACCGGATAAAAATTGAAAATTTCTCTGATCACACTGTTCAATTGATTTCGCGTCATTGGTATATTTTTGATGGAATAGGAGAGAAATACGAAATAATTGGAAATGGAGTGGTAGGTTTTCAGCCTATAATCGAGCCAGGTCAATCACACGAATATGTTTCCGGATGTAATTTTAAAGCTCCGATTGGTAAAATGAATGGCTCTTATTTATTGGAAAGACAACTGGATGGTGAAAAAATCTTTGTAAAAATTCCGGAATTTGTGCTAATGATGCCCGCAATATTAAATTAA
- the ung gene encoding uracil-DNA glycosylase has product MNVEIEESWRNQLSDQFEMPYFKQLVDFVKSEYSTKVCYPPGKLIFNAFEKCPFANTKVVILGQDPYHGPNQAHGLCFSVNHGISFPPSLLNIFKELKEDIGKPIPLTGNLEDWAAQGVLLLNATLTVEAGKAGSHQKKGWEQFTDAVIAKLNEGKENLVFLLWGTYAQNKGKFIDRNKHFVLKAKHPSPLSANFGGWFGQKHFSQTNNFLESKNLGKIDW; this is encoded by the coding sequence ATGAATGTTGAAATTGAAGAATCCTGGAGAAATCAGTTATCTGATCAATTTGAAATGCCTTATTTTAAGCAACTTGTGGATTTTGTAAAATCTGAATATTCAACTAAAGTTTGTTATCCTCCGGGAAAACTTATATTTAATGCCTTTGAAAAATGCCCTTTTGCAAATACCAAAGTCGTAATTCTTGGCCAGGATCCTTATCATGGACCCAATCAGGCACATGGTTTATGTTTTTCGGTAAATCATGGAATATCATTCCCTCCTTCATTACTCAATATTTTCAAAGAGCTTAAAGAAGACATTGGAAAACCTATCCCTTTAACAGGAAACCTGGAAGATTGGGCAGCCCAGGGTGTTTTATTGTTGAATGCCACGCTGACTGTTGAGGCAGGCAAAGCCGGTTCACATCAAAAGAAAGGCTGGGAGCAATTTACTGATGCTGTCATCGCAAAATTGAATGAAGGAAAAGAAAATCTGGTGTTTTTATTATGGGGAACTTATGCCCAGAATAAAGGAAAGTTTATTGACAGAAATAAGCATTTTGTACTAAAAGCCAAACATCCTTCTCCCCTTTCAGCCAATTTTGGAGGCTGGTTTGGCCAAAAACATTTTTCACAAACCAATAATTTTCTGGAAAGTAAAAATCTTGGAAAAATAGATTGGTAA
- a CDS encoding class I SAM-dependent RNA methyltransferase, translated as MQKYEMIATTLMGLEKELSNEIEQLGGENIEILKRAVRFFGDDKLMYTANMSLRTALRILIPIDDFKATNEDDLYHSVKSFPWENIFGLHQTFAIDAVTSGEYFKHSKFVALRAKDAIADRFREKTGRRPNVDPIEPDIAINLHINVSEVSVSLDSSGVSLDKRGYRINKTLAPINEVLAAGIILKSGWKSDLPFYDPMSGSGTFSIEAALLGSNTAPGLNRTFSFQNWGEYDSLLFEKIKNELISQKKEDNLKILARDILTQNIEIIAENAMNAGVEDFISLKKADFFQTDPVDNNGILVLNPPYGERLKLGNIFDYYARIGDTFKQKYAGFDAWMISSDKEALKYVGLRGDEKYDMNNGGLEARLVKYRLFKGKGNI; from the coding sequence ATGCAAAAATACGAAATGATTGCCACTACTCTGATGGGACTTGAAAAAGAACTTTCGAATGAGATTGAGCAATTAGGCGGAGAAAATATCGAAATCTTGAAAAGAGCTGTGCGTTTTTTTGGCGACGACAAATTGATGTACACCGCAAATATGTCTCTTAGAACAGCACTTCGGATACTTATACCTATTGATGATTTCAAAGCTACAAATGAGGATGACCTCTACCATAGCGTCAAATCTTTTCCATGGGAGAATATTTTCGGATTACATCAGACTTTTGCGATAGATGCGGTTACGAGTGGCGAATATTTCAAACATTCAAAATTTGTGGCATTGCGTGCTAAAGATGCCATTGCTGATCGTTTTAGAGAAAAAACCGGACGCAGGCCTAATGTGGACCCAATTGAACCGGATATTGCTATCAATTTGCATATCAATGTGAGTGAGGTGTCAGTTTCACTGGACTCTTCAGGTGTAAGTTTGGATAAAAGGGGATATCGGATAAATAAAACCCTAGCTCCTATCAATGAAGTTTTAGCAGCCGGAATCATCCTGAAAAGTGGCTGGAAGAGTGATTTACCATTTTATGACCCTATGTCGGGTTCGGGTACCTTTAGCATTGAGGCGGCACTTTTAGGCTCCAACACCGCCCCGGGTCTAAACAGAACTTTTTCATTTCAAAATTGGGGCGAATACGATAGTTTATTATTCGAAAAAATCAAAAATGAATTAATAAGTCAAAAGAAAGAGGATAATTTGAAAATTTTGGCCCGGGATATTCTAACCCAAAATATCGAAATTATCGCTGAGAACGCCATGAACGCTGGTGTAGAAGACTTTATTAGCCTAAAAAAAGCTGATTTTTTTCAGACAGATCCTGTTGATAATAATGGAATTCTGGTCCTTAATCCGCCATATGGTGAAAGATTAAAACTGGGCAATATTTTTGATTATTATGCCAGAATCGGTGATACATTTAAACAGAAATATGCCGGATTTGACGCCTGGATGATTAGCAGTGATAAAGAAGCCCTTAAATACGTTGGGCTTAGAGGTGATGAAAAATATGATATGAACAATGGTGGGCTTGAAGCCAGATTGGTCAAATACAGACTTTTCAAAGGCAAAGGCAATATTTAA
- a CDS encoding tetratricopeptide repeat protein, with product MKNFLILVLLFMPVWGCKSKKESSEFFKRGNYHFKKNELEKAEHFFTEAIKKSPDFADAYNNRGAVYLKWGKNQDAKKDFEKAVNLDGKFTEAKFNLAKLLSETGELKQAEGLFKSIENKMKNSSDFYNHFGQNTVKLNHFDEGLKALEQSLKLNPGNVEALTNISYVFLVQNNEKIAQDYIDKALKINPEFGFALNNNAVISGRKRDFKNSVEMLEKALIKDPQNQVFLNNAALYYLENRELEKGIVFLEKANKIDESNPYSLRNMAIYLFYSGKIKESYSLFQKIEKENPEVDHIYYYLSKNASALHDKISACKYRKTGAGLSEPWISELPEC from the coding sequence ATGAAGAATTTTTTAATTTTGGTTCTGTTGTTTATGCCTGTTTGGGGCTGCAAAAGTAAAAAAGAATCCTCGGAATTCTTTAAAAGGGGAAATTATCATTTCAAAAAGAATGAATTGGAGAAAGCAGAACATTTTTTTACCGAAGCTATAAAAAAATCCCCTGATTTTGCTGATGCTTACAATAATCGGGGTGCTGTATATTTAAAATGGGGTAAGAACCAGGATGCAAAAAAGGACTTTGAAAAGGCTGTAAATCTTGATGGGAAATTTACAGAAGCAAAGTTTAACCTGGCGAAATTGTTGAGCGAAACCGGGGAATTGAAACAAGCGGAAGGTTTGTTTAAATCTATTGAAAACAAAATGAAGAATTCAAGTGACTTTTATAACCATTTTGGACAAAATACTGTTAAACTCAACCATTTTGACGAAGGTCTAAAAGCTTTGGAACAATCTTTAAAACTTAATCCCGGAAATGTAGAGGCTCTTACCAATATTTCTTATGTTTTTCTTGTTCAAAATAATGAAAAAATAGCCCAGGATTATATTGATAAAGCATTGAAAATCAATCCTGAATTTGGTTTTGCACTTAATAATAATGCTGTGATTTCGGGTAGGAAAAGAGATTTTAAAAACTCGGTTGAAATGTTGGAAAAAGCTTTGATAAAAGATCCCCAAAATCAGGTATTTCTTAACAATGCTGCATTATATTATTTGGAAAATAGAGAATTGGAAAAAGGTATAGTTTTTTTAGAAAAAGCCAATAAAATTGATGAAAGTAACCCCTATTCTTTGCGAAATATGGCCATTTATCTTTTTTATTCGGGCAAAATAAAAGAATCATATAGTTTATTTCAAAAAATCGAAAAAGAGAATCCTGAAGTTGACCATATATACTATTATCTATCTAAGAATGCTTCTGCTTTACATGACAAAATTTCGGCTTGTAAATATCGAAAAACCGGAGCTGGTTTATCGGAACCATGGATATCAGAACTACCTGAATGTTAA
- the queG gene encoding tRNA epoxyqueuosine(34) reductase QueG, with protein MDIKIRTQIIKQKAAELGFDFCGISQAGFLKEEARRLETWLQRDYHGKMTYMANHFDKRLDPTKLVEGAKSVISVILNYFPEKELNTDLKISKYAYGEDYHFVLKRKLTGLLEFMQESIGDINARIFVDSAPVMDKVWAKKSGLGWVGKHSNLINREMGSFFFLGEIICDLELETDGPIKDYCGTCTACIDACPTDAIAEPYIVDGSKCISYLTIELKENIPDEFKGKMQNWVFGCDICQDVCPWNRFSKSHKTPEFIPGEELKNKKDWEEITEEIFKEIFKNSPIKRTKFEGFKRNIDFVKY; from the coding sequence ATGGATATTAAAATCAGAACTCAAATCATAAAGCAAAAAGCTGCTGAACTGGGTTTTGATTTTTGCGGGATATCACAAGCCGGCTTTTTAAAGGAAGAGGCAAGAAGACTGGAAACCTGGCTTCAACGTGATTATCATGGAAAAATGACTTATATGGCCAATCATTTTGACAAAAGACTCGATCCCACAAAACTGGTCGAAGGAGCAAAATCTGTTATCTCGGTAATCTTAAATTATTTTCCTGAAAAAGAGCTTAACACCGATTTGAAAATATCAAAATATGCTTATGGAGAAGACTATCATTTTGTGTTAAAACGCAAACTGACTGGACTTCTGGAGTTTATGCAGGAAAGCATTGGAGACATTAATGCAAGAATATTTGTGGATTCAGCACCGGTGATGGACAAAGTCTGGGCAAAAAAATCTGGGTTAGGATGGGTGGGAAAACACAGCAACCTGATTAATAGGGAGATGGGAAGTTTTTTCTTTCTGGGAGAAATTATATGTGACTTAGAATTAGAAACCGACGGCCCTATAAAAGATTACTGTGGCACCTGCACAGCTTGTATTGATGCTTGTCCAACTGATGCCATTGCCGAACCCTATATAGTGGATGGCAGCAAATGTATCAGTTATCTTACTATCGAATTAAAAGAAAATATTCCGGATGAATTCAAGGGAAAAATGCAAAATTGGGTATTTGGCTGTGATATTTGTCAGGATGTATGTCCGTGGAATCGTTTCTCAAAGTCCCATAAAACACCGGAATTTATTCCCGGGGAAGAATTGAAAAATAAAAAAGATTGGGAAGAAATAACTGAAGAAATATTTAAAGAAATTTTCAAAAATTCACCCATAAAAAGAACGAAATTTGAAGGCTTTAAACGAAATATTGACTTTGTAAAATATTAA
- a CDS encoding class I SAM-dependent methyltransferase: protein MTYATTEITSAEILSDNPVHQRLYFPYEMASKIISGKVLELGCGWGRGVEKLIDSCDHFTGLDKNEPLIKALSEKYPQSYFNTVDLPHLTEFQDNTFDYIVTFQVIEHIQDDHKFLEEAKRVLKPGGKILLTTVNKDYSLSRNPWHIREYRTEELKNLMLKYFKDLDAKGVGGNDKVWEYYEQNKASVRKIMRWDILDLQHRLPSWILRIPYEILNRFNRNKLLQQSEGLAAEINWDDHHLSNEPEKCIDYFFVATK, encoded by the coding sequence ATGACTTACGCCACTACCGAAATTACTAGTGCTGAAATTCTTTCTGACAATCCTGTTCATCAGAGATTATATTTTCCTTATGAAATGGCTTCAAAAATTATCAGCGGCAAAGTACTTGAGCTGGGATGTGGCTGGGGCCGTGGAGTTGAAAAACTTATCGATTCATGTGACCATTTTACAGGTTTAGATAAAAATGAGCCGCTCATAAAAGCTTTAAGTGAAAAATACCCTCAGAGTTATTTTAATACTGTTGATTTACCTCATTTGACTGAATTTCAGGACAATACATTTGATTATATAGTAACTTTTCAGGTAATTGAGCATATTCAGGACGACCATAAATTTCTGGAAGAAGCCAAAAGGGTATTGAAACCGGGAGGTAAGATTTTATTGACAACGGTGAATAAAGATTATTCTTTGAGTAGGAATCCCTGGCATATCAGAGAATATCGTACAGAAGAATTAAAGAACCTTATGTTGAAATATTTCAAAGATTTAGATGCGAAAGGAGTTGGTGGTAATGATAAAGTTTGGGAATATTATGAGCAAAATAAGGCTTCGGTAAGAAAAATAATGAGATGGGATATTTTGGATTTACAGCACCGGCTTCCATCCTGGATTTTAAGAATTCCTTACGAAATACTCAATCGTTTTAACCGAAACAAATTGCTCCAACAATCGGAAGGCCTGGCAGCCGAAATTAATTGGGACGATCACCATTTGAGTAACGAGCCTGAGAAATGTATTGACTATTTCTTTGTGGCTACGAAATAA
- the hemW gene encoding radical SAM family heme chaperone HemW: protein MHLYLHIPFCRQACYYCDFHFSTNLQLKDKLIDAICEEIILQKDFLRNKKLQTVYFGGGTPSFLENKDLDKIFETISKNFDLTEVEEITLETNPEDVQIDKIKHWKTLGINRLSLGIQTFDDRILGYFNRNHKAEISIKALDLLLGAEYSNLTVDLIYAHNVLELNEKESNLILFKDLEIISGFNLPHISAYNLTLEKDTVFGKWLKQKKMKAISEEHAATQYEILVNFLSDKKYIQYEVSNFGFEGKFAIHNSAYWKDEEYLGIGPSAHSYDCKNRMSNVANNPKYIKAIESGLVPSIVEELSNSDRINDYLLTGLRTIWGVDLKKISQMAGEIPQTFWDNISLLKNKNWIAQEAETISITSEGRIFSDRIASDLFFD, encoded by the coding sequence ATGCATCTCTACCTGCATATCCCGTTTTGCAGGCAAGCCTGTTATTATTGTGATTTTCATTTCAGCACCAATCTTCAACTTAAAGACAAGTTGATTGATGCTATTTGTGAAGAGATAATTTTACAAAAAGATTTTCTGCGAAATAAAAAACTTCAAACCGTTTATTTTGGCGGTGGTACTCCTTCTTTTCTCGAAAATAAGGACTTAGACAAGATTTTTGAAACTATTTCTAAAAATTTCGATTTAACAGAAGTAGAAGAAATAACTCTTGAAACCAATCCTGAAGATGTTCAAATTGACAAAATTAAACATTGGAAAACACTGGGAATAAATCGTTTAAGTCTTGGAATTCAAACTTTCGACGACAGAATTTTGGGTTATTTTAACCGTAACCATAAGGCTGAGATTTCAATAAAAGCTTTGGACCTGCTGTTAGGTGCGGAATATTCAAATCTCACGGTGGATCTTATCTATGCCCACAACGTTTTAGAGTTAAATGAAAAAGAGTCAAATCTCATTCTTTTCAAAGATCTTGAAATAATTTCCGGATTTAACCTTCCGCATATTTCAGCATACAATCTTACGCTGGAAAAAGACACCGTGTTTGGAAAATGGCTGAAGCAAAAAAAAATGAAAGCCATCAGCGAAGAACACGCAGCAACGCAATATGAAATTTTGGTAAACTTTCTTTCGGATAAAAAGTATATCCAATATGAGGTTTCTAATTTTGGCTTTGAAGGAAAATTTGCAATTCACAATTCTGCTTATTGGAAAGACGAAGAATATTTAGGCATTGGTCCTTCGGCTCATTCTTATGATTGTAAAAACAGGATGAGCAATGTGGCAAATAATCCAAAATATATTAAGGCTATCGAATCTGGCCTGGTTCCTTCTATTGTTGAAGAACTCTCAAATTCAGACCGAATCAATGATTACCTTTTGACAGGTTTGAGAACAATTTGGGGTGTGGATCTAAAAAAAATATCCCAAATGGCCGGAGAAATTCCTCAAACCTTTTGGGATAATATTTCTTTATTAAAAAACAAAAATTGGATTGCTCAGGAAGCCGAAACGATTTCGATTACTTCTGAAGGCCGGATTTTCTCTGACCGTATCGCCTCTGATTTGTTTTTTGATTAA
- a CDS encoding BrxA/BrxB family bacilliredoxin has protein sequence MYPPHLVAPMKLDLTSAGFEELTTAEAVDQFMANQKGTALVVINSVCGCSAGTCRPGAKMSLMISEHKPDQLKTVFAGVDLEATQRMREYIPLPPSSPSIALFKDGELVHFVERHHIEGRSADMIGHHLAAVYEEVCA, from the coding sequence ATGTATCCTCCCCATTTAGTTGCACCCATGAAACTCGATTTGACGAGTGCGGGTTTTGAAGAATTGACCACAGCCGAAGCTGTAGATCAGTTTATGGCTAATCAAAAAGGAACCGCCCTGGTGGTAATTAATTCAGTATGTGGCTGTTCTGCAGGTACTTGTCGTCCCGGAGCAAAAATGTCTTTAATGATATCAGAACATAAACCTGATCAATTGAAAACGGTATTTGCCGGTGTTGATTTAGAGGCAACACAAAGAATGCGTGAATATATACCGCTTCCTCCATCATCACCTTCGATTGCACTTTTTAAAGATGGCGAGTTGGTGCATTTTGTTGAAAGACATCATATTGAAGGTCGTTCAGCGGATATGATTGGACATCATTTGGCGGCTGTTTACGAAGAAGTTTGTGCTTAA
- a CDS encoding DUF59 domain-containing protein codes for MEEEELKNKVVEAIKQVYDPEIPVDVFELGLIYDIKIFPVNNVYVLMTLTSPSCPSAESIPVEIEEKIREVEGVNDVSIELTFEPSYSTDMMSEVAKLELGFM; via the coding sequence ATGGAAGAGGAAGAGTTAAAAAATAAAGTTGTCGAAGCGATCAAACAAGTTTATGATCCGGAAATACCTGTCGATGTATTTGAATTGGGACTGATTTATGACATCAAAATTTTCCCTGTCAACAACGTATATGTTCTGATGACCCTCACTTCTCCCTCTTGTCCATCAGCTGAAAGTATTCCGGTAGAGATTGAAGAAAAAATCAGAGAGGTAGAAGGAGTAAACGATGTAAGTATAGAATTGACATTCGAACCGTCCTATTCTACCGATATGATGAGTGAAGTTGCCAAACTTGAACTTGGATTTATGTAA
- a CDS encoding SufE family protein: MTINETQDQLIEDFELFDDWEEKYEYIIDMGKKLPVMPDEHKSEENIIKGCQSVVWLNASFKEGLVHFEADSQAMIVKGLVSMLLNVLSGHTPEEVLHADLYFIEKIGLTSHLAQTRANGLASMVKQMKTYALAFQAKN; this comes from the coding sequence ATGACCATAAACGAAACACAGGATCAACTGATAGAAGACTTTGAATTATTTGACGATTGGGAGGAGAAATATGAATATATTATTGACATGGGGAAAAAACTCCCGGTCATGCCCGATGAGCATAAATCTGAAGAAAATATAATAAAAGGTTGTCAGAGTGTTGTGTGGCTAAATGCCTCATTTAAAGAGGGTTTGGTTCACTTTGAAGCTGATAGTCAGGCAATGATAGTAAAGGGTTTGGTTAGTATGTTGTTAAATGTTTTATCGGGACATACCCCTGAAGAAGTTTTGCATGCTGATCTTTATTTTATCGAAAAAATTGGTCTTACCAGCCATTTGGCTCAGACAAGAGCCAATGGTTTAGCATCGATGGTCAAACAAATGAAAACCTATGCTCTGGCTTTTCAGGCAAAAAATTAA
- a CDS encoding cysteine desulfurase codes for MELNINEIRSQFPILHQEIKGKKLVYFDNAATTQKPKVVLDALLGYYEGYNANIHRGIHHLAEKATAAYEATRKSVQEFLNAKYSEEIIFTYGTTDSINLVAGTFGKKFIDKGDEIIISTLEHHSNIVPWQMLCEEKGCVLKVIPINDQGEILIDEYLKLLSPKTKFVSVVHVSNALGTINPVKEIIAAAHNKVGAKVLIDGAQACSHIDIDVQDLDADFYALSAHKLFGPTGMGVLYGKKELLEAMPPYRGGGEMIKEVTFEKTTYADLPYKFEAGTPNIADVVAFKASLEFIGELGKQNIAVYEDKLLKYATEKLSEIEGLTIVGQAKDKVSVVSFVLKNIHPQDVGIILDQQGIAVRTGHHCTQPLMQRFNIPGTVRASFSVYNTFEEIDRLVEGVKKVIKMLS; via the coding sequence GTGGAGCTCAATATCAACGAAATCAGAAGTCAGTTTCCGATTCTTCATCAGGAGATTAAAGGAAAAAAACTTGTTTACTTTGACAATGCAGCCACTACGCAAAAACCCAAAGTGGTTTTGGATGCACTTTTAGGATATTATGAAGGCTACAATGCAAATATCCATCGTGGTATTCATCATTTAGCCGAAAAAGCCACTGCTGCGTATGAAGCTACCCGAAAGTCGGTTCAAGAATTTTTAAATGCTAAATATTCTGAAGAAATAATTTTTACGTATGGTACTACCGATAGCATTAATCTGGTAGCAGGTACTTTCGGTAAAAAATTTATAGATAAAGGTGACGAAATCATAATCAGTACTTTAGAGCATCATAGCAACATTGTTCCATGGCAAATGCTGTGTGAGGAAAAAGGCTGCGTGCTAAAAGTGATACCCATTAATGATCAGGGTGAAATTTTGATAGATGAATACCTGAAGTTACTTTCGCCCAAAACCAAGTTCGTATCAGTAGTGCATGTTTCCAACGCATTGGGAACCATTAATCCTGTGAAAGAAATTATTGCAGCTGCTCATAATAAGGTAGGAGCAAAAGTATTGATTGACGGTGCACAGGCATGTAGTCATATAGATATTGATGTTCAGGATCTTGATGCAGATTTTTATGCATTATCGGCACATAAACTGTTTGGACCCACCGGAATGGGAGTTTTATACGGCAAGAAAGAACTTTTAGAAGCCATGCCACCTTACAGGGGTGGGGGTGAAATGATCAAAGAAGTAACTTTTGAAAAAACCACCTACGCCGATTTACCCTATAAGTTTGAGGCCGGAACACCAAATATTGCAGATGTTGTTGCCTTTAAAGCTTCTCTTGAATTCATTGGTGAATTGGGAAAACAGAATATTGCAGTTTACGAAGATAAACTCTTGAAATATGCTACCGAAAAACTCTCTGAAATTGAAGGGTTGACAATTGTAGGTCAGGCTAAAGATAAAGTTAGTGTAGTTTCTTTTGTTTTGAAAAATATTCACCCGCAGGATGTGGGAATCATTCTTGACCAACAAGGAATCGCCGTAAGAACCGGACATCATTGTACCCAACCTTTGATGCAGAGATTCAACATTCCGGGAACAGTAAGAGCTTCATTTTCAGTATATAATACGTTTGAAGAAATAGATAGATTGGTTGAAGGAGTAAAAAAAGTAATTAAAATGTTGTCATAA
- the sufD gene encoding Fe-S cluster assembly protein SufD: MSFQNIQTQLESEFNAFQATLNGSANSAFNQKRKQAFDHFKSKGFPSTKHEDWKYSSLKKVDKQSFTFPKEVKSISSDSIFPKISGHRIVFVNGQYSEELSDNFENAKIEILTLKEAQVNKSDFLNEYYGKHLNLEKDSVAAANIAMANDGIVVHIPKNTTLESPLTIHFVSNTEDENIALNLHNLVVVEQNAEVKIVEIYETLGDKAAFENYVTEVFVGEDARVDYYKIQEENNQSSHIGTTQIYQEKKSYFYAATISLNGGFIRNDLNLILDGEYIESHMFGLYIPNESQHIDNHTLVDHRKPNCESNELYKGVLSDQSTGVFNGKIFVQQDAQKTNAYQNCRNVITSDSASMNSKPQLEIWADDVKCSHGTTTGKLNDEAIFYMQSRGIPKPDAIRLQLVAFAEDVVSQIKIEELREILDERIEQKLQ; the protein is encoded by the coding sequence ATGTCATTTCAAAATATACAAACTCAGCTAGAGTCGGAGTTTAATGCATTTCAAGCTACTTTAAATGGCAGTGCCAACTCGGCATTTAACCAAAAAAGAAAGCAGGCTTTTGATCATTTTAAGTCCAAGGGTTTTCCAAGCACAAAACATGAAGATTGGAAATATTCTAGCCTCAAAAAAGTTGATAAGCAGTCTTTTACGTTTCCAAAAGAAGTAAAAAGTATTTCATCTGATTCAATTTTTCCTAAAATTTCAGGACATAGAATTGTTTTTGTTAATGGACAATATTCTGAGGAGCTTTCCGATAATTTTGAAAATGCAAAGATTGAAATTCTTACTCTCAAAGAAGCTCAGGTAAATAAATCTGATTTTTTGAATGAATATTATGGTAAACATCTCAACCTGGAAAAAGACAGTGTGGCTGCAGCAAATATTGCCATGGCCAATGATGGTATAGTTGTTCATATTCCGAAAAATACTACGCTTGAGTCTCCGCTTACTATCCATTTTGTAAGTAATACAGAAGATGAAAATATTGCTTTAAACCTTCATAACCTGGTGGTTGTTGAGCAAAACGCCGAAGTTAAAATCGTTGAAATATATGAAACGCTGGGTGATAAAGCAGCTTTTGAAAATTATGTGACCGAAGTGTTTGTCGGAGAGGATGCCAGAGTAGATTATTATAAAATTCAGGAAGAAAATAACCAAAGTAGCCATATTGGTACTACCCAGATTTATCAGGAGAAAAAAAGCTATTTTTATGCTGCGACCATATCTCTGAACGGTGGATTTATTAGAAATGATCTGAATCTGATTCTTGATGGAGAATATATCGAAAGCCACATGTTTGGTTTATATATTCCAAATGAAAGCCAGCATATTGATAATCATACACTTGTGGATCACCGCAAGCCAAATTGTGAAAGCAACGAACTATATAAAGGAGTGCTTTCTGATCAGTCAACAGGTGTTTTTAACGGGAAAATATTTGTTCAGCAAGATGCCCAAAAGACCAATGCTTACCAAAATTGCCGGAATGTAATTACTTCTGACTCAGCCAGTATGAATTCCAAACCCCAGTTGGAGATTTGGGCCGATGATGTAAAATGTTCGCATGGAACCACCACCGGTAAACTCAATGATGAGGCAATATTCTATATGCAGTCAAGAGGGATTCCAAAACCTGATGCCATAAGACTTCAATTGGTTGCGTTTGCAGAGGATGTAGTTTCTCAAATTAAAATTGAGGAACTCAGGGAGATTTTGGATGAAAGAATTGAACAAAAACTGCAATAA